AAGTAGCGGTATTGGCTTGATGAGAATGAAGCGTAATCAACGAGAGTATCCAGAGAATGTATATACTTCACTGGAAAGCTTGCTGAGTATGGAAAAGCATGCTGTGGGTTTTAGTTTGTTGGCTAAGAAACAAAAAGTAAAATCCATACTTGGAGGGAAGCATGCCTCAAAGCTTAGAGGTAGAGGAATGGATTTCGAAGAGTCTAGAAAGTATGTGGCTGGAGATGATATTAGAAATATAGATTGGAAGGTAACTGCTCGAACGAAAACAACGCATACTAAAGTATTTACAGAAGAAAAGGAAAAGCCTGCTTTGGTTATTGTTGACCAGTCCAATAGCATGTTTTTCGGCTCCAAAGTCAAAACAAAAGCTGTTGTGGCTGCTGAAGCCGCGGCTTTGATGGCTTTTAGAATATTGAAAGATGGAGATCGAGTAGGCGGAGCTATATTTTCCGGAGACGAGCTTGAAGTTTTGAAGCCCAAGCGAGATCGTAGAAATGCTTTGCGATTTCTTGAAAAGATGGTTCAGTATAATCATAAGCTAGGGCAGGATGATACAGCGACATTTGAGAAAAACCTTCAAAGAGGAATCGCGGAGATTAACAATATGATTACCCATGATTTTCTGGTGGTGATTATTGGAGATTTCATACATTATTCAGAGGATTTGCTTAAGTCGTTGCGTCTTATGAGTCGAAAGAATGATGTGATTCTTGTGAGAGTTACAGACCCTATGGATTTTATTTTGCCTAATGAAGATATCGTTCTAAGCGAAGGCGACAAGCAGATACTGGCAAGAGGAGGCCGAAAAGAGCTACGCAATAAGCTTAAAGAGGAAAATGAGATGAATAAGTTGAAATTCGAATCTATGCTGAAGAAGTATCGAATTCCGGTAATCAATCTCAATACCGAAGAGGAAGTGCATGAACAAGTGAAGAACATTTTAACACAATGATATGCTGATTGATATAATTCAAAGCGATTTGATTGGCGATTCATTGAAAAGCCTTGCTTCAACAGCAGAGCTTCATCCCATATTGGAGCCGGAAGCAGTGAGTTTTAGTTTTGATACGCTAGGTTGGAAGATCGTTTTTGTTCTGATGTTTTTATTGGTTTTAGGTTTGCTATGGATGCTTGTCAGTTGGTATAGAGCTAATGCTTACAGAAGAGAAGCTTTACGTTTGGTGGATGAATTTGAGGCTAGCGAAAATTCAAACGAAGCGAAAGTCGCCGAATCGTTGAAAATTCTGAAGAGCCTGGCAATATTGAAATTTGGCAGAGACAAAGTCGCGGCTTTGAAAGGGAAGGAATGGCTTGTTTACCTTGAAAGTTTGGCTTCTGGCAAAGTTAGCTTGATAAAGTTTGATACGATGATTAACAAAGCTTTGTATAGCAGTGGTGCCTTGGATGCCAATGAAGTGATGGAGTTTAATGATAATGTGAAAAAGTGGATTAGAACTCATGCCTGATAACTTAGAATTTGCCCATATATGGGTATTTGTGTTGTTGCCATTGCCGATTTTGATTTATTGGCTAATGCCGCCTTTGAGAATGAAATCTTCTTCATTGTCATTTCCAAATTTTAAAAAGACCTCTGAATATTCCGGACAAAAACCCAAAAAAGCAGCCAGTATAAAGAAAAAAAATGCATTCATATACTTGATGTTATTTATTATTTGGAGTGTTTTGATAGTCGCATTAGCTGCTCCTGAATTGGTCGGAAAGCCAGAGTTGAAGATTAAAGAGTCAAGGAATTTTTTGATTGTGGCTGATATCTCGTTCAGCATGGCTCAAACGGATTGGGTCGTGGATGGTCAAAAAGTAAGACGTTGGGATGCCGTGAAAAATGTGATTCATGACTTTATAGGAAAAAGAGAGGGGGATCGAATGGGTTTGATATTCTTTGGAAGCGATGCCTTTATTCAAGCGCCATTTACCCCGGATTTGGAAGTCGTAAGCAAGATGCTGGATGAGGCTGATGTGGGAATGGCCGGACAACGTACTATGATCGGCAAAGCTATAGTAAAAGGTGTTGAAATGTTTAAGGAAGACACCATTCAATCTAAAGTTATGCTTGTGTTGACTGATGGAATTGATGCAGGAGTAGATATACAACCTCTTGACGCTGCTGAAATAGCCAAGTCGGATTCCATTCAGATTTATACTATAGGAATAGGAGATCCGAGTCGACCTGAATCGGATTTGGATGAAGAGACGCTTAAAGATGTCGCAGAGCTAACCGAAGCGAAATATTTCCTTGGAACGGATACTGAAGAACTGGAAAAAGTCTATGCCGAATTGGATGAACTTGAGCCGATCGAATACGAGGAGGAGTCATATGTTCCCAGAACACCTTTGTACCAATTCCCTTTAGCAATTGCAGTTTTGTTGATGCTTCTTTTTGGTGGATTGGGAAGTTTAGTGTCATTGTTTAAGAAAATTAAAAATTAAGCAGGATATGTTTTGGAGTGAATTAAATATCGACTGGGAAGCTTTTCACTTTTTAAGGGAAACAGTCTTATGGCTGTTGATTCCATTGCTCGTGATTTATGTTTTGAGTGTTTGGGGTGTTCGTGATAGTGTGAAATGGTCCAGAGTTATCCCAGCTCATTTGAAGCCTTATTTAGTCAAGAAAGGAAGCGAAAACTTAAAGCTCGGGCTATTGACATTGAGCTTTCTAGCTATGACCATAGGAATATTAGGTTTGGCCGGACCGACATGGGACAAGGTGCAAGTGCCCGGTCAAAAGGTTGAGTCGCCGATGGTAATTGCTTTAGATCTTTCTCAGAGCATGCTCTGCGATGATGTGCAACCGACCAGACTTGATCGAGCAAAATTTAAAATAAGGGATCTGATAAAACAAGACCCTAAGGCTAGAATTGCTTTGATGGTATTTGCAGGATCATCCCATACAGTGGTTCCGTTGACAAAAGATTATAAAATTATCGAATCTTATTTGGAAGGCTTAAGTCCTTCGATAATGCCGTTAAGAGGTTCGGACATAGCGTCTGCTTTGAATATGACGGATACCATAGTTGGAAGTATTGAAGCCCCTTCCACTTTAGTGTTTTTAACAGATGATTTCACAGATGAGAGTTTTGAAATGTTCCAAAATTATTCTACCAAGTTTAATGGTGAGGTTGTCATCATGCCAATGAGTACTCCAACTGGAGCTGAAGTTCCTGCTTTTAATGGTAGAGGAGCTTTGAGGGTTGATGGAAAGGTAGTGTATTCCAGCTTGGATCAAGAAATAGTGAAAAAATTAGAGAGCAAGGAGGGGATAACAATAAGCCCTTTGACCCTAGATGATAGCGATATGGAAATTATAGCTGATAATGTTCGTTCCGAGTTGGTTTTTCAAAGCGAGAAAAATGAAGAAAAGGATCAATGGATCGACAGAGGATATTGGTTGATGATTCCTTTAGTTGTTATTGTGTTAATGTTGTTCAGGAAAGGCGTTGTTTTATATTCATTGTCGATATTGATGCTATGCGCAGGATGTTCTTATGATCGACCGACAAAGTTCAATGATTTATGGGCTAGCAAGGATTATCAAGGGCAAGTATTGCAAGACCATGAAAAGTATGAGTTGGCGGCTGAGAGGTATCAAAACCCTCTTCGTAAAGGAATTGCATACTATAAGTCTGGTGATTACGCTAATGCGATCAAGGCTTTTTCTGAAGACACTACGGCAATGGGGCAGTATAATTTGGGGTTAGCTTATTATAAGTCCGGCAACTTGGAAGGAGCTGAGATTTCATTTCAAAAGGCTTTGGAATTGGATCCGGCAATGAGCATTGCTGTCGAAAATAGTGAAGTTGTTT
The Aureibacter tunicatorum DNA segment above includes these coding regions:
- a CDS encoding vWA domain-containing protein encodes the protein MFWSELNIDWEAFHFLRETVLWLLIPLLVIYVLSVWGVRDSVKWSRVIPAHLKPYLVKKGSENLKLGLLTLSFLAMTIGILGLAGPTWDKVQVPGQKVESPMVIALDLSQSMLCDDVQPTRLDRAKFKIRDLIKQDPKARIALMVFAGSSHTVVPLTKDYKIIESYLEGLSPSIMPLRGSDIASALNMTDTIVGSIEAPSTLVFLTDDFTDESFEMFQNYSTKFNGEVVIMPMSTPTGAEVPAFNGRGALRVDGKVVYSSLDQEIVKKLESKEGITISPLTLDDSDMEIIADNVRSELVFQSEKNEEKDQWIDRGYWLMIPLVVIVLMLFRKGVVLYSLSILMLCAGCSYDRPTKFNDLWASKDYQGQVLQDHEKYELAAERYQNPLRKGIAYYKSGDYANAIKAFSEDTTAMGQYNLGLAYYKSGNLEGAEISFQKALELDPAMSIAVENSEVVSQLMQGENEVSLEQAQEANNEKGNAQNLENTSPEDLGGGGQEATKEDMEKGRLEETVATDIRLGKELEEVPEDLGAIGKQDMQKILIRDTEDDPTSFLRKKFAYQVKEEKIATKNPDKVW
- a CDS encoding DUF58 domain-containing protein gives rise to the protein MKRNQREYPENVYTSLESLLSMEKHAVGFSLLAKKQKVKSILGGKHASKLRGRGMDFEESRKYVAGDDIRNIDWKVTARTKTTHTKVFTEEKEKPALVIVDQSNSMFFGSKVKTKAVVAAEAAALMAFRILKDGDRVGGAIFSGDELEVLKPKRDRRNALRFLEKMVQYNHKLGQDDTATFEKNLQRGIAEINNMITHDFLVVIIGDFIHYSEDLLKSLRLMSRKNDVILVRVTDPMDFILPNEDIVLSEGDKQILARGGRKELRNKLKEENEMNKLKFESMLKKYRIPVINLNTEEEVHEQVKNILTQ
- a CDS encoding DUF4381 domain-containing protein; this translates as MLIDIIQSDLIGDSLKSLASTAELHPILEPEAVSFSFDTLGWKIVFVLMFLLVLGLLWMLVSWYRANAYRREALRLVDEFEASENSNEAKVAESLKILKSLAILKFGRDKVAALKGKEWLVYLESLASGKVSLIKFDTMINKALYSSGALDANEVMEFNDNVKKWIRTHA
- a CDS encoding VWA domain-containing protein codes for the protein MPDNLEFAHIWVFVLLPLPILIYWLMPPLRMKSSSLSFPNFKKTSEYSGQKPKKAASIKKKNAFIYLMLFIIWSVLIVALAAPELVGKPELKIKESRNFLIVADISFSMAQTDWVVDGQKVRRWDAVKNVIHDFIGKREGDRMGLIFFGSDAFIQAPFTPDLEVVSKMLDEADVGMAGQRTMIGKAIVKGVEMFKEDTIQSKVMLVLTDGIDAGVDIQPLDAAEIAKSDSIQIYTIGIGDPSRPESDLDEETLKDVAELTEAKYFLGTDTEELEKVYAELDELEPIEYEEESYVPRTPLYQFPLAIAVLLMLLFGGLGSLVSLFKKIKN